One window from the genome of Podospora pseudocomata strain CBS 415.72m chromosome 6, whole genome shotgun sequence encodes:
- a CDS encoding hypothetical protein (EggNog:ENOG503P0KC) produces MARQLVFVASFHRTTDAPAPSESPLDEIKNGLCDALDRIKAAGSFAAFAKLTESSLYPISVRDVGHVALPLGEDSAQQLIEKARQAPYGKGTETFVDTSVRNTWELDAAQLELHPQWESTISAACKLVAQQLGITAPVRAELYKITEKIPGMFGALVICLPSEHQGGDLVVKQRDVTKTFKTSEVRPSMACWFSDGTHEVLPVTSGIRWGLTYNLGISPQVNRPSAAMRCTGTGWCSRCTACLAGLPGPEQR; encoded by the exons ATGG CGCGACAACTCGTCTTTGTGGCATCATTTCATCGCACCACGGACGCGCCTGCGCCGTCCGAGTCCCCTTTGGACGAGATCAAGAACGGGCTCTGCGACGCATTGGATCGAATCAAGGCTGCCGGAAGCTTCGCGGCATTTGCCAAATTGACCGAGTCCAGCCTCTACCCGATATCAGTTCGCGATGTTGGCCATGTCGCCCTTCCTCTGGGGGAAGACAGTGCCCAACAACTGATTGAAAAGGCACGTCAAGCCCCCTATGGCAAAGGCACCGAGACCTTTGTCGACACCTCGGTTCGCAACACATGGGAGCTGGATGCAGCCCAATTGGAGCTTCACCCGCAGTGGGAGTCGACCATCAGCGCTGCTTGCAAGCTAGTCGCTCAGCAGCTGGGAATTACTGCTCCCGTGAGGGCCGAACTGTACAAGAT TACTGAGAAGATCCCGGGGATGTTTGGTGCTCTTGTCATCTGTCTTCCGTCTGAGCACCAAGGTGGCGACCTCGTTGTGAAGCAACGGGATGTTACCAAGACGTTCAAGACGTCAGAAGTCCGACCGTCGATGGCATGCTGGTTTTCCGATGGCACACACGAGGTCTTGCCTGTCACGTCGGGCATCCGCTGGGGCTTGACGTACAACCTTGGCATTTCCCCTCAGGTCAACCGCCCATCGGCTGCCATGAGATGCACCGGGACTGGATGGTGTTCGAGATGCACTGCGTGCTTGGCTGGACTCCCGGGGCCCGAGCAGCGATGA
- the CHT2_2 gene encoding Chitinase 2 (EggNog:ENOG503NVBP; COG:G; CAZy:GH18): MLRSRNLLALCGIILSLSNKILAGFDPIASNNIAVYWGQNSISLTLGGQQRLSYYCANTPINIIPLAFLYTIKTPSTTINFANAGDNCTLFSGSQLLSCPQLEEDIQTCQTAHNKSILLSIGGATYTEGGFSSPAEAVQMAGAVWEMFGPKKEGSKVERPFGDAVVDGFDIDLEAVAVNMVDFVGELRRLMDADGGKKKFYMSGAPQCPFPDAAMGGLMDGVGFDFVMVQFYNNWCGVDSWKASGGGDGKGESQFNFERWDRWAREESKNKGVKVLLGVPGSQAAGRGYVNGEVLKGVVEYVKGFESFGGVMMW, from the exons ATGCTTCGATCTCGCaatctcctcgccctctgcgGCATCATCCTTTCTCTCTCCAACAAAATCCTCGCGGGCTTCGACCCCATCGCCTCAAACAATATCGCCGTCTACTGGG GCCAaaactccatctccctcaccttgGGCGGCCAGCAACGCCTCTCCTACTACtgcgccaacacccccatcaacatcatccccctcgccttcctctaCACGATCAAGACCCCCTCCACGACAATCAACTTTGCCAACGCGGGCGACAATTgcaccctcttctccggTAGCCAGCTCCTCTCCTGCCCTCAGCTCGAAGAAGACATCCAAACCTGCCAGACGGCCCACAACAAATCTATACTCTTGTCTATCGGGGGAGCAACCTACACCGAAGGGGGTTTTTCCTCCCCTGCCGAGGCGGTCCAGATGGCGGGGGCGGTATGGGAGATGTTTGGaccgaagaaggaggggtcAAAGGTGGAGAGACCGTTTGGggatgcggtggtggatgggtttgATATTGACTTGGAGGCTGTGGCGGTGAATATGGTTGATTTTgtgggggagttgaggaggttgatggatgcGGATGGTGGGAAGAAAAAGTTTTACATGAGTGGTGCGCCGCAGTGCCCGTTTCCTGATGCGgcgatgggggggttgatggatggggtggggttTGATTTTGTGATGGTGCAGTTTTATAATAATTGGTGTGGGGTTGATAGTTGGAAGGCttctgggggtggtgatgggaagggTGAGAGCCAGTTCAACTTTGAGAGGTGGGATAGATGGGCTAGGGAGGAGAGTAAGAATAAGGGGGTGAAGGTTTTGTTGGGTGTGCCGGGGAGTcaggcggcggggagggggtatgtgaatggggaggtgttgaagggggtggtggagtaTGTGAAGGGGTTTGagagttttgggggggtgatgatgtggtaG